The following are encoded together in the Actinoplanes sp. N902-109 genome:
- a CDS encoding lipopolysaccharide assembly protein LapB, whose protein sequence is MAVSVGGDRDRGGYSGGGDRGGFRGGDRDRGGFSGGGDRGGFRGGDRDRGGFSGGGDRGGFRRDDRGPREGGYGQDRAPREGFREDRGPREGGFRQDRGPREGGFDRGSRDGGSDRGARSGGFDRGARQGGFDRGGREGAVRDDRGPRGDRGGFERGGADRGGRGRDEQGRDEQPAFQAPEIPEEIVAADLDKEVRSELLSLSRDTADRVSRHLVAAGQVIDEDSELALQHAIAARRLASRIAVVREAVGLAAYAAGDWTTAIAELRTYHRMTGRQTHLAELADCERALGRPERAIDLFRSADQDALDKAGSIELLIVAAGARGDLGQHDAAVAMLQIKELTADADAEWAARLRYAYADALLAAGRREEAREWFSRAAAADEDDLTDAAERLLELDGVSIEGDDDDDDEAGAADAAGDVDPGSDADAAGDGDSAGVSGSGALFRAAPSADDDHDDDDDFDAADADRADEDEDGPRGAVLDEDENGPRGAYLDDDEDGDNLEDDDDDDDLDDLDQDVDAGIDEDADSDGGKVGEDEFSGLPADRDDDDDDAAELTDGDLAGADAEDLVATDPAVKPGDGTTGGATGGAKAGDQE, encoded by the coding sequence GTGGCGGTTTCCGTGGGTGGTGACCGTGACCGGGGTGGCTACTCGGGTGGTGGCGACCGTGGTGGGTTCCGTGGTGGTGACCGTGACCGGGGTGGCTTCTCCGGTGGTGGCGACCGTGGTGGGTTCCGTGGTGGTGACCGTGACCGGGGTGGCTTCTCCGGTGGTGGCGACCGCGGTGGGTTCCGTCGTGACGATCGTGGACCTCGTGAGGGCGGGTACGGCCAGGACCGTGCTCCCCGGGAAGGCTTCCGGGAGGACCGGGGACCGCGCGAGGGTGGCTTCCGGCAGGACCGGGGACCGCGCGAAGGTGGCTTCGACCGGGGCTCCCGTGACGGTGGGTCCGACCGGGGCGCCCGTAGTGGTGGGTTCGACCGGGGGGCTCGCCAGGGCGGGTTCGACCGGGGCGGCCGTGAGGGTGCGGTCCGGGACGACCGTGGCCCGCGGGGAGACCGGGGCGGCTTCGAGCGTGGCGGCGCGGACCGTGGCGGGCGGGGCCGGGACGAGCAGGGGCGTGACGAGCAGCCGGCGTTCCAGGCTCCCGAGATTCCCGAGGAGATCGTGGCGGCCGACCTCGACAAGGAGGTGCGTTCCGAGCTGCTGAGCCTGTCGCGGGACACCGCCGATCGGGTGTCGCGGCACCTGGTTGCGGCCGGGCAGGTCATCGACGAGGACTCCGAGCTGGCCCTGCAGCACGCCATCGCCGCCCGGCGGTTGGCGTCGCGCATCGCCGTGGTGCGCGAGGCGGTCGGGCTGGCCGCGTACGCCGCCGGTGACTGGACAACGGCGATCGCCGAGCTGCGTACGTACCATCGGATGACGGGCCGGCAGACCCACCTGGCCGAGCTGGCCGACTGCGAGCGGGCCCTGGGGCGACCGGAACGGGCGATCGATCTCTTCCGGAGCGCCGACCAGGACGCGCTGGACAAGGCCGGCTCGATCGAGCTGCTGATCGTGGCGGCCGGGGCACGCGGTGATCTGGGACAGCACGACGCCGCGGTGGCGATGCTGCAGATCAAGGAGCTGACCGCCGATGCCGACGCCGAGTGGGCTGCGCGGCTGCGGTATGCGTACGCCGATGCGTTGCTCGCGGCCGGGCGTCGTGAGGAAGCGCGGGAGTGGTTCTCCCGTGCGGCAGCCGCCGACGAGGACGACCTGACCGACGCCGCGGAACGGCTGCTCGAACTCGACGGTGTCTCCATCGAGGGCGACGACGATGACGACGACGAAGCCGGTGCGGCCGACGCGGCCGGCGATGTTGACCCGGGCAGCGACGCCGACGCGGCCGGCGACGGTGACTCAGCCGGCGTGTCCGGTTCCGGTGCTCTCTTCCGCGCCGCCCCGAGTGCTGACGACGACCACGACGACGATGACGACTTCGACGCGGCTGACGCCGACCGTGCGGACGAGGACGAAGACGGTCCCCGGGGCGCGGTGCTCGACGAGGACGAGAACGGCCCGCGGGGCGCGTACCTCGATGACGACGAGGACGGCGACAACCTCGAGGACGACGATGACGACGACGATCTGGACGACCTCGACCAGGACGTGGACGCCGGGATCGACGAGGACGCCGACAGCGACGGCGGCAAGGTCGGCGAGGACGAGTTCAGCGGGCTGCCGGCCGACCGCGACGACGATGACGACGACGCGGCGGAGCTGACCGACGGCGACCTGGCCGGTGCCGACGCCGAGGATCTGGTGGCGACGGACCCGGCGGTCAAGCCCGGCGACGGTACGACCGGCGGCGCGACCGGTGGCGCGAAGGCGGGGGACCAGGAGTGA